In Paenibacillus sp. G2S3, a single window of DNA contains:
- a CDS encoding CpaF family protein: MNEEMFRALRSEIRAGLDVTSAVGNRELTGYIERTILGSESLRYLTAQEKHELVKRLFDSFRGLDVLQPLVDNPAITEIMINSHTEIFIEEEGQIRRLPLEFESSSRLEDIIQTVVSGVNRVVNDSSPIVDARLKDGSRVNIVLPPVSLKGPAMTIRKFPEKPMTMNELVRREALSQEAAELLQILVAAKYNIFISGGTGSGKTTFLNALSQFIPSQERVITIEDSAELQIITVPNLVSLETRNANTEGRGEISIRDLIRSSLRMRPNRIVVGEVRGAECLDMLQAMNTGHDGSLSTGHSNSAHDMVSRLETMVLSAADLPVTVVRQQISSAIDIFVHLSRLRDRSRRVMEISEVAGLKDGEVVLNPLYEFQESDEREGRVQGGLVSCGNPLMHTAKLRMAGVTSYPLPQHGF; this comes from the coding sequence ATGAATGAGGAGATGTTCAGGGCTCTACGTAGTGAGATTCGTGCAGGACTTGATGTAACTTCTGCAGTAGGGAACCGTGAACTTACCGGCTATATTGAACGAACGATTTTAGGAAGTGAAAGTCTCCGTTACTTAACGGCACAGGAAAAGCATGAGCTAGTGAAGAGGTTGTTTGATTCTTTCCGAGGATTGGATGTACTTCAGCCACTAGTGGATAATCCGGCGATCACGGAGATTATGATCAACAGTCATACTGAGATTTTTATAGAAGAGGAGGGGCAGATTCGTCGTCTTCCTTTGGAATTCGAGTCCAGTAGCAGGCTGGAGGACATTATCCAAACGGTTGTATCCGGTGTTAACAGGGTAGTAAATGACTCCTCTCCTATCGTTGATGCTCGGCTGAAGGATGGATCCCGTGTGAACATTGTACTTCCGCCAGTCTCGCTGAAAGGACCAGCGATGACCATACGTAAATTCCCGGAGAAGCCGATGACGATGAATGAATTGGTGAGGCGTGAAGCCTTGAGTCAGGAAGCAGCAGAGCTACTGCAAATCTTAGTAGCTGCTAAATACAACATTTTTATAAGCGGGGGAACTGGCTCGGGGAAGACCACCTTTCTAAATGCGTTATCTCAGTTTATCCCTTCACAGGAGAGGGTCATCACGATAGAGGATTCCGCTGAGCTACAGATTATAACTGTACCTAATCTTGTTTCATTGGAGACTAGGAACGCGAATACGGAAGGTAGAGGGGAGATTTCCATTCGAGATTTGATTCGTTCCTCACTGCGGATGAGACCCAATCGAATTGTTGTGGGTGAGGTACGGGGAGCAGAATGCCTCGATATGCTACAGGCGATGAATACTGGGCACGATGGTTCGTTATCAACGGGTCACTCCAACAGCGCGCACGATATGGTCAGTAGACTGGAGACGATGGTACTTAGCGCTGCGGATCTGCCGGTAACGGTTGTTCGTCAGCAAATCTCATCGGCGATTGATATTTTCGTACACTTGTCCAGGCTCCGTGATCGTTCTAGGCGAGTGATGGAAATTAGTGAGGTTGCGGGCCTGAAAGATGGAGAAGTGGTCTTGAACCCTCTATATGAATTTCAGGAGTCCGATGAGCGAGAGGGACGGGTACAAGGGGGGCTAGTTTCTTGTGGAAATCCGCTAATGCATACAGCAAAGCTTAGAATGGCTGGTGTAACCTCCTACCCGTTACCACAGCATGGATTCTGA
- a CDS encoding DUF6526 family protein produces the protein MNKGKPKGFMRFDWPYHFVTMPLALILFVWSAIYAVQEIRDDGALTVPLLLFGMSLCLLFAITRIRIYATKNQDRVVRVEEQFRYFRLTGEALNPELELSQIIALRYAGDDEFPALCQRAVKEKLNPADIRSAIKNWREDKMRV, from the coding sequence ATGAATAAAGGGAAGCCCAAGGGATTTATGCGTTTTGATTGGCCTTATCATTTTGTTACGATGCCGCTTGCGCTAATTTTGTTTGTGTGGTCGGCGATTTATGCTGTTCAAGAGATACGTGATGATGGTGCTTTAACGGTGCCATTGCTGTTATTCGGTATGTCCTTATGCTTACTTTTTGCAATTACAAGAATTCGTATATATGCGACAAAAAATCAGGACCGCGTGGTGAGAGTGGAAGAGCAGTTCCGCTATTTCCGCCTGACAGGCGAAGCTTTGAACCCAGAGCTTGAATTATCCCAAATTATAGCGCTTCGCTATGCGGGTGATGATGAGTTTCCAGCACTGTGTCAGCGAGCGGTGAAGGAGAAGCTCAATCCTGCTGATATTCGGTCTGCCATTAAGAACTGGCGTGAAGATAAGATGAGAGTATAG
- a CDS encoding TadE family protein, with the protein MNKLKDDRGSFTIEASILLPMVMCITMLLLFFCLYSYQKSMLLQVASGATERAAYNWDNSHKEVTGSYAAGEYDSLYWRIGDDALLASLFGGEAGSGGATIELPGEVPDESDLPVLKLRHSSSMIPNNMPGNMNYVYTLTGRKVTAELNRLLHLPVLDEVLSDEAKPTVKTQAIIAEPVEFIRTVDLMRYFGAKFKGGSEGTSGSGVRMEKKDASAMMTKLQDK; encoded by the coding sequence GTGAATAAGCTTAAGGACGATCGAGGTAGCTTTACTATTGAAGCTTCAATTCTACTACCAATGGTCATGTGTATTACAATGCTTCTTCTGTTCTTCTGTTTGTATAGCTACCAGAAGTCCATGCTCCTGCAAGTGGCCTCAGGGGCTACTGAGCGTGCGGCTTACAATTGGGACAACAGTCATAAAGAGGTTACTGGCTCCTATGCTGCTGGTGAGTATGACTCCCTTTATTGGAGAATTGGAGACGATGCTTTGCTTGCCTCATTATTCGGCGGAGAAGCTGGAAGTGGTGGCGCGACAATAGAGCTACCTGGTGAAGTGCCAGATGAAAGTGATCTACCAGTGCTTAAACTCAGACATTCATCTTCTATGATTCCGAATAATATGCCGGGAAATATGAACTACGTATACACGCTTACCGGACGGAAAGTAACCGCTGAATTAAATCGTCTACTGCACTTACCTGTACTTGATGAAGTTTTGTCTGATGAGGCAAAGCCAACTGTAAAAACTCAAGCTATCATCGCTGAGCCTGTTGAGTTTATCCGTACGGTCGACCTGATGCGTTACTTCGGGGCTAAGTTCAAGGGAGGCTCAGAGGGTACAAGTGGGTCTGGAGTCCGCATGGAGAAGAAGGATGCATCCGCGATGATGACCAAGCTTCAGGATAAGTGA
- a CDS encoding HTH domain-containing protein, with product MKIDRLITLIMILLEREVVSARELAERLEVSRRTIYRDIDTLTFAGLPVFTHQGAMGGVGLMKSYKMDKLLFTHHDIEILLTSLNSYRQLFGHKRFVHVVEKLNAIPHESGADLTKGRFAVDLSLNQGNESLRNLLSFIENSFSLNFF from the coding sequence ATGAAAATTGATCGCTTAATTACCTTGATTATGATTTTGTTGGAGCGTGAGGTGGTTAGTGCACGAGAATTGGCCGAACGTTTGGAAGTGAGCAGAAGAACTATTTATCGTGATATTGATACACTGACCTTTGCCGGGTTGCCTGTTTTTACGCATCAGGGCGCAATGGGCGGGGTTGGATTGATGAAATCCTATAAAATGGACAAGCTGTTATTTACCCATCATGATATAGAAATATTGTTGACCAGTTTAAACAGCTACAGACAGTTATTTGGCCATAAGAGATTTGTGCATGTTGTGGAGAAGCTGAATGCTATCCCTCACGAGAGTGGTGCTGATCTTACTAAAGGGCGATTTGCAGTAGATTTATCGTTAAATCAAGGGAATGAATCGCTGCGGAATTTGCTGAGCTTTATTGAGAATTCTTTTAGTTTAAACTTTTTTTGA
- a CDS encoding copper amine oxidase N-terminal domain-containing protein: MARKVGFYLLILMLVSLGTMGTVSADSKLKVMVNNSSLNYGVQIVSGQTMVPLKAFESFKNTSIQWEARTKQVTIVRDSMKIKLAVGSRTAWKNSESVQLDAPARIMDGRVTVPLRFIAEALGARVTVDAATNTVWVQERANAKLVQNYNSNDLVVSRIAALQFPVEEREPSQLTGDNEALSMSYYFPEGRSDGYFIIYGHFVSYYEIKDNIRTVVWEADLDNSKEANKTDFTAIFGHPIAKEYGKAPVLAPSYAYYYTSVWGSQIICGIVNVDGTTKVSGKSLNWEGNKPFIVAIPGETKL; encoded by the coding sequence ATGGCGCGAAAGGTAGGTTTTTATCTTTTAATTCTTATGCTAGTTTCTTTAGGTACAATGGGGACGGTATCCGCAGATTCTAAGCTCAAGGTTATGGTTAATAATTCGAGTCTGAATTACGGTGTTCAAATCGTTTCCGGACAGACGATGGTTCCGCTGAAGGCTTTTGAGAGCTTCAAGAATACTTCTATTCAGTGGGAAGCCCGTACAAAGCAAGTGACGATCGTTAGAGACTCCATGAAGATTAAGCTTGCTGTGGGTTCTCGAACGGCGTGGAAGAACTCGGAATCTGTGCAACTGGATGCACCTGCTAGAATCATGGATGGAAGAGTTACGGTACCGCTGAGATTTATTGCGGAAGCTCTTGGAGCTAGAGTAACTGTAGACGCTGCTACGAATACTGTTTGGGTTCAAGAACGTGCAAATGCGAAGCTTGTGCAGAATTATAATAGTAACGACTTGGTAGTTTCCCGCATTGCTGCTTTACAATTCCCGGTTGAAGAAAGAGAACCATCTCAATTAACGGGTGATAATGAAGCGTTGTCTATGTCGTATTATTTTCCTGAAGGCAGATCTGATGGATATTTCATAATCTATGGGCATTTTGTATCGTATTATGAGATTAAAGACAACATTAGAACAGTCGTATGGGAAGCCGATTTGGATAATTCGAAAGAGGCTAATAAAACGGATTTTACCGCGATATTCGGACATCCCATTGCAAAGGAATATGGTAAAGCTCCTGTTTTAGCACCATCCTATGCCTATTATTATACGAGTGTATGGGGAAGTCAGATTATTTGCGGAATCGTTAATGTGGATGGAACGACTAAAGTTTCAGGTAAGTCGCTGAACTGGGAGGGTAACAAGCCCTTTATCGTGGCTATTCCCGGCGAGACCAAGCTTTAA
- a CDS encoding type II secretion system F family protein → MFKINFAAEKPKEADSGGHSLLPDYTVYELTLLQKILAFTVGSLLLFGVGYLFYHHWILSLLLMPGGVYAPRMLRNYLLKRRRSVLNLQFKQTLFSLSSSLSAGRSVENAFREAVQDLCMLDPEGGGDMISELNIICARMEYGQPVEEALRDFSERAGMEDIERFADVFSVCKRTGGDLVEVVRRTSTIIGEKLDIQQDIAVSISQKKFEAKALLISPLIMVIFMSLTAGDYMQPMYTGAGIAISTLALVALFLCYLWTTKIMDIPL, encoded by the coding sequence GTGTTTAAGATTAACTTTGCTGCTGAAAAGCCTAAGGAAGCTGATTCCGGAGGCCATTCATTATTGCCGGATTATACGGTATACGAGTTGACCTTGTTACAGAAAATTCTGGCATTTACCGTAGGTAGTCTGCTGCTGTTTGGAGTGGGATATCTTTTTTATCATCATTGGATACTGTCGTTATTACTTATGCCAGGTGGAGTTTATGCACCTCGTATGCTGCGTAATTATTTGCTGAAAAGACGCCGAAGTGTGCTCAATTTACAGTTTAAACAGACGTTATTTTCATTGTCTTCCTCGCTCTCAGCTGGGCGTTCGGTCGAGAATGCTTTTCGGGAAGCGGTTCAGGACCTATGTATGCTCGACCCTGAGGGGGGCGGCGATATGATCTCGGAGCTAAATATTATCTGTGCGCGCATGGAATACGGTCAGCCAGTGGAGGAAGCGCTTCGGGATTTCAGTGAAAGAGCCGGAATGGAAGATATCGAGAGGTTCGCTGACGTGTTCTCTGTATGTAAACGTACAGGTGGCGATCTTGTTGAAGTAGTACGTCGTACGTCTACGATTATAGGGGAGAAGCTGGATATTCAGCAGGATATTGCTGTAAGCATTTCACAGAAGAAATTCGAAGCGAAAGCGCTGTTAATATCTCCACTAATTATGGTGATCTTTATGAGTTTGACTGCAGGAGACTATATGCAGCCTATGTACACAGGAGCGGGTATAGCGATATCAACGCTTGCACTTGTAGCTTTGTTTTTATGTTACCTCTGGACTACTAAAATAATGGATATTCCGCTGTGA
- a CDS encoding type II secretion system F family protein codes for MEGLRLRKLGEPLLLLIEKSGLASRFPSLMFRIQRSLQRSYGMRYSAERTLLFMGEMLSYSWLLLVGGSLITGFSGDQTGLILGLFLGLALPAAMVSDLHKKVRVREQNIMLELPELLNSIVLLVGAGETVQRAIIRCVESHRGDVNHPLYKELRIMTSEWEGGYSFQQAFENFSKRCAVQEVSLFTTTVLLNYRRGGADFVLSLRDLSRMLWDKRKAISRTRGEQASSKLVFPMVVIFLIVIVLVGSPAFMMLKM; via the coding sequence ATGGAAGGATTACGTCTTCGAAAGCTGGGTGAACCGCTGTTACTGCTCATTGAAAAAAGCGGCCTCGCCAGCCGTTTTCCATCGTTGATGTTCAGGATTCAGCGTTCTCTGCAGCGAAGTTATGGGATGCGTTACAGCGCAGAGCGGACCCTGCTATTTATGGGTGAGATGCTTAGTTACAGTTGGCTGTTGCTTGTGGGTGGAAGTTTGATCACAGGGTTTAGTGGCGATCAGACAGGTCTGATTCTAGGTCTTTTCTTGGGGTTAGCTCTACCAGCTGCTATGGTCAGTGATTTACATAAAAAGGTGAGGGTGAGAGAGCAAAATATTATGCTCGAGCTACCAGAGCTCCTGAACAGTATTGTACTGCTGGTGGGAGCAGGTGAGACCGTGCAGCGGGCGATTATCCGCTGTGTGGAGAGCCACCGAGGTGATGTTAATCACCCACTGTATAAAGAACTTAGGATCATGACCAGTGAATGGGAAGGAGGATATTCATTTCAGCAGGCATTCGAGAATTTTAGCAAGAGGTGCGCCGTGCAGGAGGTATCGTTGTTCACGACGACGGTTCTTCTGAATTACCGCAGAGGTGGAGCGGATTTTGTGTTATCGCTGCGCGACTTATCGCGGATGCTGTGGGATAAACGGAAAGCTATCAGCCGAACGCGAGGGGAGCAAGCATCCTCCAAGCTAGTCTTTCCGATGGTAGTTATCTTTCTAATAGTAATTGTACTGGTGGGATCGCCAGCATTCATGATGTTAAAAATGTAG
- a CDS encoding glutathione peroxidase, which produces MSIYDFEVNTLRGAEESLSKYKGKVLLVVNTASKCGFTPQYKGLQEVYEKFKDRGFEVLGFPSNQFAGQEPGESDEIAEYCEINYGVTFPMFEKIDVKGDEAHPLFKYLSKEAPGVLGSKSVKWNFTKFLVDQEGRVIKRFAPKTTPQQIESYISKLLK; this is translated from the coding sequence ATGAGTATTTATGATTTTGAGGTCAACACTCTTCGGGGTGCAGAAGAATCATTGTCCAAGTACAAAGGTAAAGTACTCCTTGTTGTGAATACAGCTAGCAAATGCGGGTTTACGCCTCAGTATAAAGGACTTCAGGAAGTGTACGAGAAATTTAAGGATCGCGGATTCGAAGTGCTTGGCTTCCCAAGCAATCAGTTTGCTGGCCAGGAGCCTGGCGAAAGTGATGAAATTGCAGAATACTGCGAAATTAATTATGGAGTAACCTTTCCAATGTTCGAGAAGATTGATGTAAAAGGCGATGAAGCACACCCATTATTCAAATACTTATCTAAGGAAGCACCTGGTGTTCTGGGCTCAAAAAGCGTGAAATGGAACTTCACCAAGTTCCTGGTGGATCAAGAAGGCCGTGTAATTAAGCGTTTTGCTCCTAAAACTACGCCTCAGCAGATCGAATCCTATATCTCCAAGCTTCTGAAATAA
- a CDS encoding helix-turn-helix domain-containing protein, with protein sequence MQTIYERIEYLIKQKGLTKKSFCEQLNISTGNMGDWKRGKSTPGTHKLIEIGAFFHVSLDWLILGRNTSEILKESNEDYDFGDVKLNEGRVDELRPEEKEFIKEYLAFTEYRKQKWVDENS encoded by the coding sequence ATGCAGACCATATACGAACGTATAGAGTACTTAATTAAGCAAAAAGGTCTCACCAAGAAATCATTCTGTGAGCAGTTAAATATAAGCACAGGTAATATGGGAGATTGGAAGCGGGGCAAGTCTACTCCGGGAACACATAAATTAATTGAGATCGGCGCTTTTTTTCATGTAAGTCTGGATTGGCTTATTTTAGGTAGAAATACGTCTGAAATATTGAAAGAGAGCAATGAGGACTATGATTTCGGAGATGTGAAGTTGAATGAAGGTCGAGTGGATGAATTGCGTCCAGAGGAAAAGGAATTCATTAAAGAATACCTAGCATTCACTGAATATCGTAAGCAGAAATGGGTCGACGAAAATTCTTGA
- a CDS encoding thiol-disulfide oxidoreductase DCC family protein — translation MNEELNIMQNKSIVLIDGVCHLCQGLIRFIIPRDPKAKFLFAPLQSEIAAKLMSEAGLQPGQLNTVVLLENGAYYTESAAVLRIARRLRWPWPAAYIFIIVPRPIRNTLYRYVARNRYRWFGRDEQCLLPTPEIKQRFL, via the coding sequence ATGAACGAGGAGCTGAACATTATGCAAAATAAATCCATTGTGTTGATCGATGGGGTGTGTCATCTTTGCCAAGGTTTGATTCGTTTCATCATCCCGCGTGATCCCAAGGCTAAATTTCTATTCGCGCCTTTACAAAGTGAAATAGCCGCTAAGTTAATGAGTGAGGCTGGACTTCAACCTGGGCAGTTGAACACAGTTGTATTACTGGAAAATGGTGCTTATTATACAGAGTCGGCTGCTGTACTACGAATTGCACGTAGATTGAGATGGCCTTGGCCTGCTGCGTATATCTTCATTATAGTGCCGCGCCCAATACGGAATACCCTTTACCGCTATGTTGCAAGGAATCGTTACCGTTGGTTCGGGCGTGATGAGCAGTGTCTACTCCCAACACCGGAGATCAAACAAAGATTTTTGTAA
- a CDS encoding Flp1 family type IVb pilin, with protein MMTTMLGSVKSFWKDEEGLGTLEMILIIAVLIAVVLLFKDKIQEVVEALIKTAGEKSQEVFE; from the coding sequence ATGATGACGACAATGTTGGGTAGTGTGAAGAGTTTTTGGAAGGACGAGGAAGGCCTGGGGACACTGGAAATGATTCTGATTATTGCTGTGTTGATTGCGGTCGTTCTTTTGTTTAAGGACAAAATTCAGGAGGTAGTGGAGGCTTTGATTAAAACTGCGGGAGAAAAGAGCCAGGAAGTATTCGAGTGA